A region from the Haloarcula limicola genome encodes:
- a CDS encoding 50S ribosomal protein L18e, which produces MSKTNPRLSSLIADLKSAARSAGGNVWGDVAERLEKPRRTHAEVNLGRIERYAQEDETVVVPGKVLGSGVLQKDITVAAVDFSGTAEKKIDQVGEAVSLEQAIENNPEGSHVRVIR; this is translated from the coding sequence ATGAGCAAGACGAACCCGAGACTCAGCAGTCTCATCGCTGACCTGAAGTCGGCCGCCCGCAGCGCGGGCGGCAACGTCTGGGGCGACGTCGCCGAGCGCCTCGAGAAACCCCGGCGCACCCACGCGGAAGTCAACCTGGGCCGCATCGAGCGGTACGCCCAGGAGGACGAGACCGTCGTGGTGCCGGGCAAGGTACTCGGTTCCGGTGTCCTGCAGAAGGACATCACCGTCGCCGCAGTCGACTTCTCCGGCACCGCCGAGAAGAAGATCGACCAGGTCGGAGAGGCTGTATCGCTCGAACAGGCAATCGAAAACAACCCCGAAGGCTCCCACGTGCGGGTGATCCGATGA
- a CDS encoding DNA-directed RNA polymerase subunit D — translation MTQDYEVEFVERGERESRVLVRGITPAFANGIRRAMVADVPTFSIDTVRVIENTSVMFNEQIGLRLGLVPLTTDLDDFEEGDEVTLSLSVDGPNTAYSSDLVSGDPLVEPADDNVPIIDLKDGQRLEVEADAVLDNGKEHAKHQGGVGVGYRHLQRVEVVGEKGEFEDDEPNILRGVIEEGAAEHAADPDAENGDLVLTDEFGNDLSQRYPGKEVEVTDVENAFVFHVETDGSFTSDELVLRAVETLRDRATELKDAVQL, via the coding sequence ATGACACAGGACTACGAGGTTGAGTTCGTCGAACGCGGCGAGCGGGAGTCACGCGTGCTGGTACGGGGCATCACGCCGGCCTTCGCCAACGGCATCCGCCGGGCGATGGTCGCCGACGTGCCCACGTTCAGCATCGACACGGTTCGCGTCATCGAGAACACCAGCGTGATGTTCAACGAGCAGATCGGCCTCCGACTGGGGCTGGTCCCGCTGACGACCGACCTCGACGACTTCGAGGAAGGCGACGAAGTGACGCTGTCGCTGTCGGTTGACGGCCCGAACACGGCCTACTCCAGCGACCTCGTCTCCGGCGACCCGCTGGTCGAACCCGCCGACGACAACGTCCCCATCATCGACTTGAAAGACGGCCAGCGCCTCGAAGTCGAGGCCGACGCCGTCCTCGACAACGGGAAGGAACACGCCAAACATCAGGGCGGCGTGGGCGTCGGCTACCGACACCTCCAGCGCGTCGAGGTCGTCGGGGAGAAAGGCGAGTTCGAGGACGACGAGCCGAACATCCTCCGCGGCGTCATCGAGGAGGGCGCGGCCGAGCACGCCGCCGACCCGGACGCCGAGAACGGGGACCTCGTCCTCACCGACGAGTTCGGAAACGATCTCTCCCAGCGGTACCCCGGCAAGGAGGTCGAGGTCACCGACGTCGAGAACGCCTTCGTGTTCCACGTCGAGACCGACGGCTCGTTCACGTCCGACGAACTGGTCCTGCGCGCGGTCGAGACGCTGCGTGACCGCGCGACCGAACTGAAAGACGCAGTCCAACTGTAA